The Notolabrus celidotus isolate fNotCel1 chromosome 23, fNotCel1.pri, whole genome shotgun sequence region TGTGCCATTACACATCAATTACTGGCATATTCTAATAGAAACAGTAGTGAATTGGTGTGcttgcatttatttaaagaaatatgtttgCTGTTGATTTACGCtgtcattcatttttctttatttaaagaatgaATCATTTATTTGTGCatgaagaggaagagattttgtattcagtcattcattcttttgttgttgtttctgctgcagcttgTCGGCACATACAGCTGCCACAGGAAGACCCGTCGTTGGCCGCTTGCGATGTTTTTCAACATCCTTGATGTCTCCGCATGCAACGCATATGTGCTGTGGACTGCAGTGGATCCTACATGGTTTAAAACTAAAAGTGTCAGGAGAAGGGTGTTTCTTGAAGAGCTGGGGAAATCTCTTGTGAACCCTCAGATCGCCCGGAGAACAACCGTTCCCCGCTCACCATTTGCTGCTGCTATAGTGAAAGCTGCCAGGACAGTGCCAGAAACAGATGACAGTGGCCCAGAAGGACCCAGCCCAAAAAAGAGGAAGGTGTGCTTTTGTtgcatcaaaaagaaaagaaaagtttacaACGTCTGCTGCAAATGTGAGAAGCACATCTGCAGGGAGCACATGTCCACTATTTGCCTCTCCTGCTGCCCCTGAACAGCTTCTCACACATCGATACATGTCCACAGACAAATATATAAGATTAGATAAGACtgtattgatccccagggggaaatctGGTTGATGCAGCAACACAGATATAGTAGCATGTAGTAGTAGTACAAGAattagtgaagaaaaaaaaaagtagaaaaaaagctcacacacatatatatacacatatatacacactccTTTTCTGTCTTGCTCTACCTCTTTGTCTTTTACTCACTAAGTTTAGTTTAAGTTGAaaattttgaaatgtgttgaataaaaaatattctttatcaaagtgttttctttttttttttgctcgcTCTTTTGTTGaacaaaaacttaaataataatacctttattattatttatttttttacttgcaCAACtactttattttgatgtaataAACTGCCATGTTTATAAtttatacttatttttttataaaataggTTGTTTTAATTGATTTACTTATAAAAGTAATCTTGTAATTGTTGCCTTGAATTATTTAATggataaaaaaacatgcataccAAGCCTTAAGAACACAGTAACAGACTGAGTGTACTGAGTGTGACAAACTTCACActctttgcactttttcttgATTTCGGAGCACGGAGGCAAAGAGAGTTTCACAACTCCCTTTGAGCATGTGAGGAAGTTCCTGAACCCACCAGCACAGAAGACGAAGAGGAATGACACAACAACTTCCTCTGTGGGGGCCAGGACGGAGGGACACGGCCTGGGCTGGTGTCAGTGTTAGTATCAGGGTCAGGAGTCCTGCCCTGAAAGACAAGTCATGAATTAGTTTGGACATTACTTTATAACCtttgcatttctttttattctgaaatctgTCCTAAACACTGGTAttaacaattaaatcttaaatatgataatataaaagataaataatgatCAATATAATCAATGTTTTGTCAAAGGAACTTTTGCTAAACAACATTTTATGTCACTGCTAGTTAGTGATAGACTTGTCAGTGTAGGGATAGTTTACTGAGCCGACTCACAGAAAGGAGACCAACTCCCTTCAGCCTGTCCAATGGTTACCAACTCCCTCCAGCTGGTCTAGTGGTCATCCATCCTTCACATCATGTCTGGAGTAAACACATCCTCTGTCACGGTGGTAATCCTGGATGTAGAGTCCCTGTCCTCATCTTGTCTTCTTCTATGGGGCCTTGATGCAGtatgcaaaacaaacacaaaaacaacataacagaacgattaaaacaaatattaaatccACTCTtctgaaaatgtgattttttttttagttagtAATTGTAAATTTAAGCACTCTGTTTGTTGCAGTCACCTACACTTAATTCAAATACAGTTTAATGCAACAAGGTCTTTTATTTACCTGACCCTGGGGTCAAAACTTGCTGGACATTTCTGCCACAGCATCACTATAACACAGTGAGTGTGATGACAAACCTCTGAACTGTAACAGAAGTGACATTAAAATAAGCTGCAAAACATTTCTTAGTGAATCAATAACAGTACACGTACCACTTAAGGAACAAGCATGGAGGCCTGCTGtcgtcagtgtgtgaatgtgtgtgttacagagagATAATAGTGCCACATAATGCATTTCATGCTGTTGTCCTGTGCATTACCACGTGTTACAAACCGGAAGATGTTTAGGGAGATGAAGGGAGTAACAATATTGAAAAACCCAGGTAGAAATGGTCTCTAAGGGACTTGTGGAATTAGGACCAGAGTTTATTCCAAAGAAATCACGTAAAGAAACAACTTAAACCAGCGTCACGCTGTGAGCCACTAAGGTAACACGAAGAGAAACCAAATTGCTGCAGGCTCCACTGCCATTGGAGGCCTGCAAGGTTCACGCACTGAACCACGTCACCACAGGTCACCACAGGTCACCACAGGTCCAAACAGGTCCACACAGGTCCACACAGGCTCAAGGAGAGGGAAGGAATGAGAGAGAGACCACAGCACTCTGCTCCTTCATATAGCCACCCACTCAATCAGCTGATCAACAACACCTGACACACCTCcacagcagaggagaagcctgcagaaagagagaacagacagacagcacatacacacacaggacacgTAACACCACGCAAAGGATATATAAATCAGCTGAAAACCAGCGTAAAGACAGAGGTAAAAACTGGCCCAGGTTCCAGATGTGACCTATATGATCCTAAAGGTTTCTGGAGCTTAAATCGAGTCAGACCAGACCCAAAGGTTTTATATTCTGGACGAAATTacaaaaatgttcaataaaaaaatctgcaacTGAAAGTAAGAAAATTAGGTAATTTGAATTAAGGGCATGTTTAAAGATATTCTTGTTGATTGATTTAACTACGAAAAGTTTTTGGGTTTGTTGCATTGATTCAGGTCAATACCATGGTCAATGTATACAATCTCAGGACCCCAATCAACAGAGGGGATCATGTTCTGACTTGCTTACGTAAGAAGCTAGCTTGGATTTCCATCGTCTCCAGAGTGcacaacaaaaacatattttagctTGTAATTGAGCcctttctcaaacttttttcacaaaaaattCAATGCAAATGTGGATTCACTTGATgccttaaaattaaaataacactATTTCACCGAGATTTGATAACCCCCACACCCAGGGTagaaacaaatattttaaaaggagaaaatattaagttaaattatttttgttcACCTCATGTGTGCTCTAAAGAAGTCTCCAAACTAGACATAAATGATCTCTattaataaaaagttaaaacttAAAATAGTTTTCTGGAGCATTGTGTTATTACAGTCCAAAATTAAGATCGTGACAAAAATAATTGGTAAAGTCAGACTAAGCAGCCTCCACCGTTATCCACCAATCATATGTGATATTTTAGACAGTTAATGGTAACACACTAAagttggggttggtagtcagatttagatacactttttgttatactagtTAACATGATCTTTATAttccgatggcaatcaatacataatgtgttcctaaaaaagttgctatctacagccggagtaaacctgggaaaacaccaaccaatcactgccaTCAGGagtcaaattatgaaaccaatcaaatcctgtcctgccgttctgcccgcctcctgcgcctacatttcatgtttgtttgtgcttttaactttcactatgataatgttttggtgttttcttaccgctgagtgagacatgagttgacgtagtgcaaaacacaaatgatgtgctgaggtccggttttgaatcagtcataaTCATATGGctgcgaatcagcggcgctcgtgcatgtgagtgggggtgttgttttggaggaggggaggaggggttagacagagtcctgaggaaatgctacattcaaattcatgctagttttcaatGACTACCAACCTTAACTTTAAATAACATGAATTAATGTTAATGAAAACTACTAAATGTACCCATAAAGACCTTTCATGACAAAAGCCTGCCTCAGAGGATGAAACAAAAAGTGACaagtaaatgtaaaaccaaAAGAATTCCTGTTTCCTGAAACCTTCCCAAATGTACCCTACCAGAAAAGTCTGAAAAATCTCCTAGATTGAAGTTAActtgttgacctttgaccctatGACTTGCAGTGGAGAAATCAAAGGTGAAGAGAAGGTATGACACTGAACAATATAGATCGTCAACAGAGGAAACAAAGCAAGACACATTTTGTTATCAATCATTTCACAAACTCTTTTATTGCAGCGCACTTTTGTGTAGACATTCAGTTCCTTCCACAGGACGGTAAGAGATCACTTAATCTATTGTTAAAGAACAGTCTCTTCTGTACATCCTCCGTCATAGAGAGGTGAAATTTACAAAGTCAGTACAGGGAGGAGAAAGATTTACGGGGAAAAGGGGGATTGTTAGTCATACAAATGCTAAGGTACTACACTGTCTGCAATCAGAATgtcaataatacaaaaataaataattgagcatttctttttgttttggagAAAAACAACTGTCTCATGATAATATTTTGTAAAGGTCTCAATTCGTTCTCCTCCTGGGTTTAGGTCAGGTTTTAATCTATGCAGTGCAAATTGAATATTTCACAATATCATCGTTTCTGTACAAGGCACTCTCCCAACTCTACAATAAGATCAACTATCAGGCGTTCTATCTACACCCATTTCCCAACAGTTCATTGCAGCTGCTTTTTTCCTGTCTGTTTCAGCATTAAGTGGAATGTCACGTTGTATAATGAACACAGTGTCAGCAGTACTGAAGTAGCCCTTTGCAATATAAAGCTCTAATTGCTACTACTTTTATCCAAAGCTACATAGTGTAAACCATAAAAGCAATCCTTtccacaaaacataaaaaaaatcgtACTGCTTCAGTCTATGCTAGAGTAGGAAGTAGCCCCGGTATATGTAAGTGACAGATCTAATTGACTATTACAATAAGTCATGTTAGCTGAACAAGTACACTTTGTTactgttaaaaaaagcagatattaaaaacagaagTAGGACTGATAGCTCCATCACAAAGGCTGGCTTTCCCTGCAAGAGATCATGTGTCTAGTGTTTACATGTGGGCATGCCTCTACACCACACTCTCCGTCCGAATGGCTTCTTCTAAAATCAGTTCAGTGTTATTGAAAGGATTTATAATATTTCTTTAAGACCTTATTTGAATGAAAGGGCATCTGGAATGTTGCTGAACCTTTTTTTTAGTGATAGATGATTACAGATTGTCTAAATTACCCAGATTTACTTCTCCTGCTTCCAATTCCTAtttacacagacagagagagagcgccCCGCTCTGAACCTGCACATCTATAGTGAAGCAAAAGGAAACATTCATTAAGACTTAGAGCACACAAAAACAGCCAATGCATCAAGACTTGCTGcgaccccctccctcccctagTAACCCATATGTACAAAGGGACAGGTTAAGTTGCTTTTTGGAAAATGCACAAAGGGACAGTCAGGGTCTGTGTGTGCTCTCAAACAACTTAGACTGATCTAATCCTGGGTTCATTAGCACTTTTAGtgtaaaaaggcaaaaaggtgAAGATAGAGAACTGACTGTTTTTACACATAAACTTAGACACACTCATATAACTACACCATCGAGGCAGTCAATACATTCTGTACAGCAATTTATCTCTCTATACACCATCATTAAAGAAACACGGGCCTAATAGTCCCAAAAGATTCACTACAGCTTTCCAACCCTTTTACACAACCAGTCCGTCTTAACAGAGGGGTTTGGTGAGCCAGTAAAAGGCAACAGGTtgtaaaaaaaagcagaaaatgagcTTCTTCTAAGACAAGGGGATGAAATAGTACCATGTTTGGGTGATtggaagtgtttcatttctaaaTCATTTCCCCAGCCAACTCTCCTTCCCTCTTGCTGTTACATCTGACAGCACAGAGTTCCCATCCATGTTGGAGATCAGATGATGGGGGCCCCAAAGCATTTCAGGCACCACTGCACACTGGGAATGGGGGGTCGATCGATGCAGTGCAAGGACTTGAGCTGCTCGGCGCTCAGTTCATCGTAAGCCAGGCGGTACTCCCTGTCGAAGGCCTCTGCAGGGTGTTCAATTGGACAATGTGCAACTTTCATTTCACAACACTCAAGGCTTTTGAAATTGAATGTCACAGTGTGGTGTAACAGGAGGAGTTTCCTTTGCGACAATCACTCACCTACGTCGATGTTTTCCCTTCCCAAGGCAACGAGTGAGAGGAACAATATTTCTCTATAGATGCTCCTGGAAGTGAGACATTAAACAGAAATGAGGCGTTGAAAAAATTtaagtttttcattaaaaaaaaagaagtaaatagTGTTTTAAGACAGGCTCAACAACCTTTGCCGTTTGACCCCCTCTGGACGCCGTTTGATCTCTCGGATCAACAGGTTGATCGGCCCGTAGACGTCATTGGTCTGGATGTTGCGAACTATCGTGTTGAGGAGGGTACGAATCTCCTGGTGATCTGTCGGAGCCAGCGTCCCCTTCTTCTCCACTAGAAAACAGAAGCAATGCAACAATGCTGGTTATTCAAAAAGTaataatgaaagtaaaaatCATTTTATACTTGAGTGATATGGGACAAACACCCAATAGAGGCTCTCCATACTGAATTCTGTAGAAGAATTCTacatgttcaaagaaaaactccaaataaTGCCTGCCGAGCAGAATTGGGACGTTTGCCATTACTGTTAAACATTCagtccccttagtcagctggtgaggaagctaatcagccagactcccatcagcactgatccaaaactcaacaaaattaaactcatcatgaagcactccaaagatctgtatttagaacactggagaaaccaaacaaagacccaaagtagaatgaattgttatttgaccctaaaccgtgattctaaattgtctgaatatctgtacagtgtcagagatacaaaacaaagatgtatcctgaccaaatacaggctgagtgaccaccagctagctgtagagacagggagacacaggcagacatggctgcccagagaggagcgtgtatgtgctcactgctctacaggggacgtagagacagagatgcactccctcctccactgcagcaagttctctttactaagagattcccactacagggaaattactaaaatggtaccaaacttcccaacattaacaccagaagagaaactgtcagttctcctgagGGAAGGgtcagtagctcctcaggctgtgacaggcagacacatatttagcagccagagggacgcaccatcccataatatctgattttaggtgaaggttttatgagcatactgcatcaagtgaggacattaagatatgctgtatgggtgacgaCAGCAttgttcattaatgcgtataaaatatgtaatgaatatatatgtaatgtatgtgtataaatcgtatgtgctttggcaaccacatgtctttgttcatgccaataaagcaaatttaatTGAAATGAAAATTGATATAATCCACAGCAAACACATAGGGTTTACTGATGACTGTCTCCCTCTAGAGGCAGAACTTGTTCAAGTTTTCTGCTCATGCTCTTGTAGCATGGTCTGATTGTGCGTTGTTTGTTATGGTGTTAAAACATGTCTCATACTACTATAACGGCAGATGAAGgagatgtgtgtctgtgtgtccacTCACTAAATGTCCTCCAGAGCAGGTACAGAGGCTCTCCCTGATCCTGGTGCAGGTTGATGTTGTCCCACAGAAGCTGGATGTAAACCTGCTTACTGTCCTGTGAGAGTGATGTCAGGGGCAGCTGCAGAGACAAGCACAGACAGatgaagcagagtgaaaacagatAGAGACTGATGATATGACAGTCAGTGTCTAACCTGTACTCCTTTGTTGCAGTGTTCAGACGTGAGGATGAGGCCAGGTAAGTGACTGGGCAGGTCCAGGCGACGGAAATACCACACCAGGTTCCAGAAGATGATGGGATGCTGGCTCAGGAATTTGTGGGTGTATATGACCTGGTAGGTGAAGGAAGAGAAGTTGGACTGAATAAGGAGGAAATCTCTCAGGGGGGGTGACGTTACATTCTGAAGAGCTGTGTGGAAGacattatgtgtgtatgtgagttcTTTACCTGATCTCCCTCATTCTCTAACAGGGTCTCCAGCTCTTTACGCAGCACCAAGGGACTGAGGTACGGGACGGATACAGGCTTCGGGTTTGGCCGTTTGGTCCCCATGCCATCCTGagatatcaaacacacacacatcattttcACTCCACCCCAGTTTGTAGCCCTGTCAGCATGAGTGTCCTATAACATGTAATAATATGAAACAACAGAAGCGACTAGGGAGGATGACCCACTTCAATCCTTTAATCAAATAAACGTGTATATCTAGAGTCCTGACTGTAGAGAATACTGACCGACACCTCTTGCAGACTGCAGGGCAGACTGGTAGTGGACACACCATGTCCAGGTCTCTGGGAGTAGTCCAGGCCCTGCAGCGGCCCGCCAACACTGTTGCTGCGAGTCAGTGATGTCCCACTGCATTTCGGCTGCTTCCCCGCAGCCTGGTGCTCCAGGAGACCCAGAGGGTCACACTGCACAGGCTCTGGAATCAaactacaaacacaacaaaggagACTCTGAAACTTCTTGAACTCTGATCTTAAACTTTATCTATCTGAGCtcgagtgtgtgtttgacaagGAGTGAAAAGGTTTGTACCTCTTATGTGTTCCAGATCGACTATCTGGACTCTCCTTAGGTTCCTCCTCGGGGGAACTGATAAGGTCTGGTGTCTTGATATCAGCTGAGCTGCTGGCTGTAGGCTGGGCACTGGTGCTGTGGATGCTGTCTCCTGAAGCACTGGGATTCATGTAGAACCTGAAAGAGAAAATTGTGAATATGTTGCTCTTTCAGTTATCCAGTTTATGTCATTCATTACTTTGATAACAGAAACAGGAAGACAACAGAAAGATGGCAGAATCCTACCCGGTCATTGTGCGCAAGTCATGAAACTCCACATGCAGTAAGGGAAGAAAGGCTGTGCGACAGAAAGGACAGTTGGTGTTCAGGTTGGAGTCATCAGCTGTCCAGCCAGCCATGATCTCCTCATCGTACACCAGAGCTTCACAAGAGCGGCACTGAGAGCAACTGGACATCAGCACCTGGCAGCAAGACAAACACAGCTTGAGTCAGAGCTAGAGGAGATGATCCACTGGAACATCCAGGGTGTAaatgcacagcagcagcaaaggtGTGAGTGCAGTATGTCTGACCTCGAGGGCACAGTTCTGGAAAATACTGGAGGAGGAGGCATGATGTGAGGAGCCCTGCTCAGAGTCTGGACCTCTTCCTACCCGTCCTGGAGTTGGATCTGCCAGCAGAGACAAATACTAAGTTTAAAACTGACCCCAGCTGACCCTGTGGATATTGCCACAACAGAACGAGTGCTTACGTGTCTGATGTGTCCCTCGGCCTGTGTCGCTGCTGCCACTGCTGCTCCCCAGGCTGGTGCAGCTCTGGTTCAGGCCGTTTGCCACCAACCCTGGGATGATTCCTCTCTCAGGACTGTCGTCCACTTCATGGTCAGCCAACATGTTTTCATCCAGACGAGTCGGGAAGCCGCCTCCTCCCTGAGCGTTTTCATCCTGAATTATgccgttaaaaaaaaaaaatttaagcaAGGAAATGTTACACAAAGACTAAAAGTTTCATGAAATCAAGGAGAAAGTGTGTTTGAAGATCTGGAGTTATCCTTCAATGACACTGACCTCGTCATCAGAGTAGGAGTACGCTGAAGCGACTGCCCCCCACACTTTGCTGGCCACATTAGCCGCCTGCTTCATGCTGGACCTGAGTACGTCAATCTTAGGCCCAGACAAGAGGTTGTCCATCTTGATGCCTGAAATGGAGTTGATGACAGAGCCCAAAGACCCTCCCTGGGAGGACTTAACCAGTGCCGTCAGCGAGGCTGATCTAGGTCCCGGGCTTCCCGCAGCGCTTGCAGGAGTTTTTGTCTTTACTGCAAAAGTCTTGGAGCGAGTGACGGTGTTGGGGCTGCGTTTGGGTGTATCCCCCGGGGAGCCTGTTGGAGTTTTGATAGGAGGCACTGGAAGGCTGGACCTGCGTTCCAGAGACGGTTTGGGCTGTGGGGGATCAGCAGAGTCTTCCTGAGCCTGTTGGAGCTCCATGCTGGAGGACTTCACACCCAGGGGGCTCCTCAGGCTCATGTACATTTCAATCTCCTCGGCCAGGTTGCGAGACACCACAGCAGGCACGGAGCGCACCGGCTCCTGGCTGGTGACGGAGGCTGATTCTTCGCTCTCAGTTACCAGGAGGGAAAGTGGGTCAGCTCCAGCCTTCACGTCTTCCCTCTCCAATGCCGCTCCTTTGAGAATAGACTCGTCCTCaagtgtctcagtgtgtttccTCTCTCGTTTCTCCACTTTGACCTCAGTCCGCTCTGACTCActatcttcttctttcctttctgctgctgcttcagttcCCTCTTCCTCATGCAGCTTCCCCAGTATGAGTCCCTGATCCTCTTCAGGCTCTTCCTCCAGGTCTTTGAAAAGTGCTTTGGACACGCTATTAGGAGGTGGACTTTGGCCTGCACAGAGTGCAGCAGCCAGAATTCGTGCATCAGCACCCATCTGACTGGCCATGTGATCAACGCCCTTTTCTAGTAGCATCCCAGCGCGGCTTTCAGCGCTGAAGCTACAGCTGCGCTCTGCAAAGGACTTCTGCCGCTGCTGTTGAGGCTGGTTTGCTGAATCCCCTGATGCCATTGGGGCATCGTCACCTGGGAGAGACACGCTATCAGTCTTGCTTTGCCTCCTGAAGAGCTTCCCTGTGCCTGCAGAATGTGGATAAACATCATCACAGGTGTCCTTGTTGGATTTGTAATAGTTTAATGTActgatttctgtctgttttttctcctcacCTGTTTCCCTGCCAGCATCAAAGCTCCCTGTGGACAGCTTCACAATACTGGGGACAGATGAGAGCGCCTCAACAGGACTTGGAGGCTCTGTCACCGCTACAGCACTGTCCACCGAGCCAGCAATGTCGCCTCCTGGTTGAGAAAGTACATAGTTAACAGATTGTACATAGTACACAAGGAGGACAGTCAAGCTTTACATGCAGAACCAAAGGAACAATGGTTTGCTTTTCTTACCATTGTGTTGTGCTTTGGAATTGTTTCTCTCCACAGCAGGAAGCAGGGCTGAACGTGAAGGCTCTGCCAGCTCCTGGTGTAACTCATCCTTTGAGCCGTAGCCTTGATCAGACTGCCTTCCTGTGGTGTGCAAAAATCACATACCATGCCTTTACATTTTTCAGTACGGATAAGGTTTAGAGTTTAAAACATAATTTATAAAGTTGTCTTCTTACAACATAGGCCCTCCTTTTAGAGCTTTATTCTTATACTCATAGTAACATATTACTCCCTTCTTCATAGCTAAGACATGCAGTGAGCATACAGACAGGATTGGATAAAAGGTTTGAcctgaaatgttttaatcatCATGTTGTACATCTGTTTCAGATTTcccaaaatttgaaaaaaataaagagtcaTTAAATACGGTCATGGTGcattaagaaaatatttttttaaatgtgaaaaagtgaaaccaagaaaaaaattatatttaccaaaaacacatttgttttacaaAGTCAAGGCTTTCTTGACTCAACTCTCTTAATAACACATGGAGacaaaaaacaatgtaaacatggGTTTACATGAGGTTACCTTCACTGTTACTAAATCTGGACTGGTTTTTAAGGCCCTCTTTTAACTCTGTAGACCCTCCCACCAGACTTTATCTATAgcatcattctttttttttaaactttgtttatttatttatttattttcattaaacatagaaaaaacacaacacagaacattccttgaaaacatcacagaaaatgtatgacagtgtgaggaaaaagaaaagaaaacaaagagaaagaaaacacattggGGCCTAGAAAGCTGAATAcaactaaaaagtaaaaaataatgaagtaaGTGGATAGTTAAGACATTATAGCACAATGCACAGTTCCCTTTAGTTAAATAGATATGTTGCTATAGGTAGCCATCTTTTCACAAAGACATCAGACCATAATTGTAATTGAGCAGTTAAAGCCTCCATTCCATACACCTCCCTCAGCTTCTGTTTCCACTGTACCACTGTAGATGGCTGTGAATTCATCCATTTTATTGTCACCATTTTCCTAGCACTCATCAAGAGAATATGTAACAGGTACTCTTGGTCTCTGGTGTACTTGTCTTCAGGGGTTAGATCGAAAAG contains the following coding sequences:
- the dennd4c gene encoding DENN domain-containing protein 4C isoform X2 — protein: MIEDKGHRVTDYFVVAGLTDKSKPLEQDLSETKSGGPKAPITDLAVINRSAGETVPEGFTCIDITYSGQPANLNHGSLKSPELFLCYKRSRGKSPLIDIGVLYEGKERLIQGCEVIQATPYGRCANVNNSSATSQRIFITFRRAPPVQPQNSLAVTDICVIVTNKGETPPHTFCKVDKNLNCGMWGSNVYLCYKKSVSASNSISYKAGLIFRYPEEDYESFPLSESVPLFCLPMGAKIECWAPHTRDPLPVFSTFVLTVSSAEKVYGSAIQFYEPYPVEQLSEKQKIQLGVLSTVEKKMIPNRPVNTNKCICVLSRWPFFESFRKFLMFLYKLSVSGPHPLPIEKHISHFMHNVSFPSPQRPRILVQLSAHDTLILSQPVCTPLPLSGADYGTLLMNLGSENCATLLHFVLMENKILLHSLRPAVLTGVAEAVVAMIFPFQWQCPYIPLCPLSLAQVLNAPLPFIVGVDSRYFDLYDPPPDVVCVDLDTNTIYLSDEKRHNNWKNLPKKPCKSLMNSLSNLHHQLAAVAVRQTSQESSAVDMTPIEADFTWHKKKTALEMEIQEAFLRFMASILKGYRSYLKPITQAPSEKATAADSLYDLQGFLKSRDRAHQKFYSQLTKTQIFIRFIEECTFVSDKDTGLAFFDDCVEKVEGESSEDTRLLELDESQKSEHTVFVMPPEPQVVDGSEPAAKYTYKSFPRLHMGLFDRPKELRPAITSRTAGASLSSSPALLAKRTKQEIKLAYKMAKRFYSNPPQWARCLYSHCYSQWFICLPAAVQLAKSKSRAMQQAYNILLKMRTTEVEVLDEVCYRVVMQLCGVWGLPVMAVRVLVEMKKAGVHPNAITYGYYNKAVLESPWPSRNRSGLFMWTKVRNVLRGVAQFKQVQDRTSSKKGATLSTTDEKEGSAVTDVDRLSHGSADSSSEVNGEEHNLFAHSHSLEDTTDNHCSTGRQSDQGYGSKDELHQELAEPSRSALLPAVERNNSKAQHNGGDIAGSVDSAVAVTEPPSPVEALSSVPSIVKLSTGSFDAGRETGTGKLFRRQSKTDSVSLPGDDAPMASGDSANQPQQQRQKSFAERSCSFSAESRAGMLLEKGVDHMASQMGADARILAAALCAGQSPPPNSVSKALFKDLEEEPEEDQGLILGKLHEEEGTEAAAERKEEDSESERTEVKVEKRERKHTETLEDESILKGAALEREDVKAGADPLSLLVTESEESASVTSQEPVRSVPAVVSRNLAEEIEMYMSLRSPLGVKSSSMELQQAQEDSADPPQPKPSLERRSSLPVPPIKTPTGSPGDTPKRSPNTVTRSKTFAVKTKTPASAAGSPGPRSASLTALVKSSQGGSLGSVINSISGIKMDNLLSGPKIDVLRSSMKQAANVASKVWGAVASAYSYSDDEDENAQGGGGFPTRLDENMLADHEVDDSPERGIIPGLVANGLNQSCTSLGSSSGSSDTGRGTHQTHPTPGRVGRGPDSEQGSSHHASSSSIFQNCALEVLMSSCSQCRSCEALVYDEEIMAGWTADDSNLNTNCPFCRTAFLPLLHVEFHDLRTMTGFYMNPSASGDSIHSTSAQPTASSSADIKTPDLISSPEEEPKESPDSRSGTHKSLIPEPVQCDPLGLLEHQAAGKQPKCSGTSLTRSNSVGGPLQGLDYSQRPGHGVSTTSLPCSLQEVSDGMGTKRPNPKPVSVPYLSPLVLRKELETLLENEGDQVIYTHKFLSQHPIIFWNLVWYFRRLDLPSHLPGLILTSEHCNKGVQLPLTSLSQDSKQVYIQLLWDNINLHQDQGEPLYLLWRTFMEKKGTLAPTDHQEIRTLLNTIVRNIQTNDVYGPINLLIREIKRRPEGVKRQRSIYREILFLSLVALGRENIDVEAFDREYRLAYDELSAEQLKSLHCIDRPPIPSVQWCLKCFGAPII